gttcgaaataagatattttttttcttaccctattggcagattattgtgcttgttttaagcaaaaactcacttcattttgacttgtttttttagaaaacaaaacaatttttattcgtctaaaaaatccttcttgatttaagaatttttaaatattttggctggaaaaagacaaaaattaagtaagaaaagcattttttgcagtgaaaaagtacaatattatgcttttgCTGCAaaagaaaaatgcttttcttacattgattttttgtcttgtttccagccaaaatatataaaaattcttaaatcaggaagaattttctagacgagtaaaaattattgttttgttttttaagaaaaaataagtcaaagttaactgagtttttgcttagatcaagctaaataatctgccaatagggtaagaaaaaaaaatatcttatttcgaACAAAAAACAATcttatttttctcaccccattggcagattattgtgcttgtttcaagcaaaaactcacttcattttgacttgttttttcagaaaacaaaacaatttttactcgtctaaaaaatccttcttgatttaagaatttttagatattttggctgaaaacaagtgtGAATATTTGCGAATTCTTTGCATTATGAATACCTGTGATTGTTCCTCAGGTGATCCACATGCGCCGTAACCTGGACCAGAGCGAGGCGGCCATCGCGCAGGTGTTCGAGGAGAAGCAGCGTGTTTGGGAGCGTGAGATGGAGGAGCTGAGGCAGAACTACGCCGGGCGTCTGCAGCAGGTCACGCACCGAGCCCAGCGCACACAGCAGGCCCTGCAGGCCCACATCGCCCGTCTGCAGCAGGACAAGGGCCGACTACAGGAGGAGATCAGCACCCTGCTCGCCCAGAGAGAGGAGCTGGAGAGGAAGTGCCTGGATTACCGCAAGGAGCAGGCGGACATCCTGCCCCGCCTGGAGGAGACCAAGTGGGAGGTGAGACAAGCACAAATAAATCAGCAAAgtgatgccaaagaagaaccagGGTCAATTTTGGCCaattctttgaataaataaggtttccattgatgtgtggtttaagttaggataaaacaatatttgaaaatctgcaatctgagtgtgcaaaaaaatctaaatgttgagaaaattgcctttaaagttgtccaaatgaacttcttagcaatgcatatcactaatcaaaaattacgttttgatatatttagggcaGGAAATGtcttgaacatgatctttacttaatatcctaatgatttttggcataagatcgataattctgacccatacaatggatttttggctattgctacaaaatacCTGTGTGACTTAGGACTtaacttttgtggtccagggtcacatttgtggttCCTCAAAACACCTTTCAATGATCAGTTCATAAAAGAACCAAATCTTCtaaaatgtacactgtaaaaagttttcaccagattcaacttaaaaacctaatttcagcagctgccttaagtttttaagttaaatcagctttaaactacaagtcattttaaaaaattacaataaaaatgagttgatataacttgtaaatttaaatggcttaagttgatttaacttaaaatcttaagttagctgctaaacttaagtttttaagttgaatctggtgaaaacattttCTTTATGAAACCACCGATGGcgatgaagaacctttatttttgagcATAATGCAACACTGACACCAACTCTTAACaaacaaaagataaaataaaaaagatgcaAGTGtgttattcaattatttaaatattaacttaaaatcttacgAGGCTTTAGGAAAATATTTTAGATCAAAGGGgtttggctgaaaaaaaaaatttaaatccctGCTTTacagataaaaatatattttatataaacatttcTGGTGAAGTTTGGAATGACAAATAGTTGTTACAGCTgaatttaattgataaaaaaaaactaatattgtgaaatattttttgaattttaaaaagttgttttctatgtgaatatctcttaaattgtaatttatttctgtgatcaaagctgaattttcagtatcattactgcagtcttcagtgtcacatgatccttcagaaatcattctaatatgtctgattattaacaatgttgaaaacagttgtgctgcacaatatttttgtgaaaaccgtgatgcattttatttttcaggattcttagatgaatagaaagttcaaaagaacagcatttgtttgaaacagaaatcttttggaacaatataaaatgtctttactgtcacttttgattgatATAATGCATCCTCGATAAATAAAAGTGTGAATTTCTTTGttgaaaacattgttttacaaaaaaaaacatgcagcaCAATGgtcttcaacattgataataatcagaaatgtttgttgagcagcaaatcagcatattagaatgatttctgaagcatcatgtgacactgaagactgcagtaatgatgctgaaaattcagctttgatcacagaaataaattacattttaacagatactcacatagaaaacagctattttaaattctaaaaatatttactatttttactcaatttttgatcaaataaatgcagcttttttccaaaaacatcttaattttttCAACATTGTGGCAGTGTATATTATTCATTATATTGACTGAAATTTGAGAGCATTTCAAGTAAACAATTTAAGTTCATGAACTGATTTAGACTAACATAAACagaggctgaatttatttgattaaataaataaaaaaacagtaatattttgaaatattttcagaaatcaaaaaagttgttttctatgtggatatctgttaaattgtaatttatttctgttatcaaagctgaattttcagcatcattactgcaggcTTCAGAGCCACATgattgttcagaaatcattctaatatgctgatttgctcaagaaacattatttgattattaacaatgttgaaaacagttgtgctgcacaatatttttgtgaaaaccgtgatgcattttatttttcaggattcatagatgaatagaaagttcaaaagaacagcatttgtttgaaacagaaatcttttggaacattataaaatgtctttagtgtcacttttgATCGATATAATGCGTCCTCGattaataaaagtatgaatttctttgtttaaaacataaaaaaaacattaggcagcacaacggtaatcagaaatgttttttttagcagcaaatcagtatattagaatgatttctgaaggatcatgtgacactgaagactgcagtaatgatgctgaaaatacagctttgatcacagaaataaattacagtttaacagttattcacatagaaaataacttttttaaattcaaaaaatatttaagattttttgcaaaaatttttttttttttttacaaaaacatctCAATTTTTgtccacttccggtattttgccggttactcgacGCGGGCAAAATGAAATCgaggatttttaaaaatcagaCAGCTTTAGACTAAACCCAGCTTTTCTCTGCTTTGTGTTGATCAGCTGTGTCAGAAGGCGGGCGAGATCTCTCTGCTGAAGCAGCAGCTGCGTGAGAGCCAGAACGAAGTGACACAGCGGGCCGGAGAGATGGTGGCCCTCAGGGGTCAGCTGAAGGAGCTCAACGCCCAGCTGAAGGAGCGCGAGGAGACCATAATCGGCCTGAAGGACTCGTACACCAACAAGAGCCGCGAGCTGGAGAGATGTGAAGGAGAACTGAAGAGAACGCTGACAGAGGTGCGCACATCtggaacacaaacacacacaaagtcTAATTTTAATGCAAGTCTATTAATGGAGCATTTTGGTTGATATAGAGCACAACAGTTGGGTTCTAAAGGTAAAATCACTTCTATTTTACTTtcagaatttgctaaatgttaattatttgaccaaaataagagggatcatgcaaaatacatgttattgtttatttagtactgatctgaataagatatttcacatagaagatgtatagtccacaagagaaaataatagttgaccccgttcaaaagtttacacccccttgagtcttaatactgttgttacctgaatgatccatagctgtgttggggaaagttacttttaaaagtaatgcgttacaatattgagttactccctaaaaaaagcaactaattacgttgcttagatactttttatggaaagcaatgcgttacgttacttttgcattactttttaaatctgggcagggcttgcttgtttgtttttaatataaaaagttctatttttggcaaatgtaaaagcctgttcacagcaaaagcctcaggcttagagaaaagtaaactgacgtctgtacagtagaccgcagaaggaAAACTGTCAACTCTtcaggtataaaaaaaaaaaggaaaacaaatgttatattttaaaatagctgttctatgtaaataatttatttctgtgctcaaagctgaattttcagaatctttactccagtctccagtgtcacatgattcttcagaaatcattctaatatgctgatttgctgctcaagaaacatgtggctgattattaacaatgttgaaaacagttgtgctgcacaatatttttgtgaaaactgtgatgcattttatttttcagaattcataggtgaatagaaagttcaaaagaagagcatttgtttgaaacagaaatcttttagaacattataaaatgtctttactgtcacttttgatcgatATAATGCATCCTCGATTAATAAAAGCATGAATTTCTTTGtgtaaaacattttgtttaaaaaaaacattaggcagcacaacggtttttaacactgataatcagAAAAGTAtcacatgatatttcagaaatcattctaatatgctgatttgctcaagaaacatgtgtctgattattaacaatgttgaaaacagtttttttttgtgaaaaccgtgatgcgttttatttttcagaattcatagatgaatagaaagttcaaaagaaaagcatttgtttgaaacagaaatcttttagaacataaaatgtctttactgtctcttTTGATTGATATAATGCATCCTCGATTAATAAAAGCATGAATTTCTTTGTGtaaaacattgtttaaaaaaaaaacattaggcagcacaacggtttttaacactgataatcagAAAAGTAtcacatgatatttcagaaatcattctaatatgctgatttgctcaagaaacatgtgtctgattattaacaatgttgaaaacagtttttttttgtgaaaaccgtgatgcattttatttttcaggattcataggtgaatagaaagttcaaaagaaaagcatttgtttgaaacaaaaatcttttagaacattataaaatgtctttagtgtcacttttgATTGATAAAATGCATCCTCGATTAATAAAAGCATGAATTTCTTTGtgtaaaacattttgtttaaaaaaaaaaacattaggcagcacaacagtttttaacactgataatcagAAAAGTAtcacatgatatttcagaaatcattctaatatgctgatttgctcaagaaacatgtgtCTGATTAgtaacaatgttgaaaacagttgtgctgcacaatatttttgtgaaaaccgtgatgcattttatttttcagaattcataggtgaatagaaagttcaaaagaacagcatttgtttgaaacagaaatcttttagaacattataaaatgtctttactgtctcttTTGATTGATAAAATGCATCCTCGATTAATAAAAGCATGAATTTCTTTGTGTAATCTTGTGATAATCAGAAAAGTAtcacatgatatttcagaaatcattctaatatgctgatttgctcaagaaacatgtgtCTGATTATtaacaatgctgaaaacagttttttttttgtgaaaaccgtgatgcattttatttttcaggattcatagatgaatagaaagttcaaaagaacagcatttgtttgaaacagaaatcttttagaACATTataaaatgcctttactgtcacttttgatcgatATAATGCGTCCTCGATTAATAAAAGCATGAATTTCTTTGttgaaaacattttgtttaaaaaaaaaaaaacattaggcagcacaacagtttttaaCACTCACAATCAGAAAAGTAtcacatgatatttcagaaatcattctaatatgctgatttgctcaagaaacatgtgtctgattattaacaatgttgaaaacagttttttttttgtgaaaaccgtgatgcattttatttttcaggattcatagatgaatagaaagttcaaaagaacagcatttgtttgaaacagaaatcttttagaACATTataaaatgcctttactgtcacttttgattgatAAAATGCATCCTCGATTAATAAAAGCATGAATTTCTTTGtgtaaaacattttgtttaaaaaaaaaaacattaggcagcacaacggtttttaacactgataatcagAAAAGTAtcacatgatatttcagaaatcattctaatatgctgatttgctcaagaaacGTGTGTCTGattattaacaatgttgaaaacaatttttttttgtgtgaaaaccgtgatgcattttatttttcaggattcataggtgaatagaaagttcaaaagaagagcatttttttgaaacagaaatcttttagaACATTataaaatgcctttactgtctCTTTTGATTGATATAATGCATCCTCGATTAATAAAAGCATGAATTTCTTTGTGTAATCTTGTGATAATCAGAAAAGTAtcacatgatatttcagaaatcattctaatatgctgatttgctcaagaaacGTGTGTCTGattattaacaatgttgaaaacagttttttttttgtgaaaaccgtgatgcattttatttttcaggattcataggtgaatagaaagttcaaaagaacagcatttgtttgaaacagaaatcttttagaACATTataaaatgcctttactgtcacttttgattgatAAAATGCATCCTCGATTAATAAAAGCATGAATTTCTTTGtgtaaaacattttgtttaaaaaaaaaaacattaggcagcacaacagtttttaacactgataatcagAAAAGTAtcacatgatatttcagaaatcattctaatatgctgatttgctcaagaaacatgtgtCTGATTAgtaacaatgttgaaaacagttgtgctgcacaatatttttgtgaaaaccgtgatgcattttatttttcagaattcataggtgaatagaaagttcaaaagaacagcatttgtttgaaacagaaatcttttagaacattataaaatgtctttactgtctcttTTGATTGATAAAATGCATCCTCGATTAATAAAAGCATGAATTTCTTTGTGTAATCTTGTGATAATCAGAAAAGTAtcacatgatatttcagaaatcattctaatatgctgatttgctcaagaaacatgtgtCTGATTATtaacaatgctgaaaacagttttttttttgtgaaaaccgtgatgcattttatttttcaggattcatagatgaatagaaagttcaaaagaacagcatttgtttgaaacagaaatcttttagaACATTataaaatgcctttactgtcacttttgatcgatATAATGCGTCCTCGATTAATAAAAGCATGAATTTCTTTGttgaaaacattttgtttaaaaaaaaaaaaacattaggcagcacaacagtttttaaCACTCACAATCAGAAAAGTAtcacatgatatttcagaaatcattctaatatgctgatttgctcaagaaacatgtgtctgattattaacaatgttgaaaacatttgtgctgcacaatatttttgtgaaaaccgtgatgcgttttatttttcaggattcatagatgaatagaaagttcaaaagaacagcatttgtttgaaacagaaatcttttggaacattataaaatgcctttactgtcacttttgatcgatATAATGCATCCTCGATTAATAAAAGCATGAATTTCTTTGttgaaaacattttgtttaaaaaaaaaaaaacattaggcagcacaacagtttttaaCACTCACAATCAGAAAAGTAtcacatgatatttcagaaatcattctaatatgctgatttgctcaagaaacatgtgtctgattattaacaatgttgaaaacatttgtgctgcacaatatttttgtgaaaaccgtgatgcgttttatttttcaggattcatagatgaatagaaagttcaaaagaacagcatttgtttgaaacagaaatcttttggaacattataaaatgcctttactgtcacttttgatcgatATAATGCATCCTCGATTAATAAAAGCATGAATTTCTTTGttgaaaacattttgtttaaaaaaaaaaaaacattaggcagcacaacagtttttaaCACTCACAATCAGAAAAGTAtcacatgatatttcagaaatcattctaatatgctgatttgctcaagaaacatgtgtctgattattaacaatgttgaaaacagttttttttttgtgaaaaccgtgatgcattttatttttcaggattcatagatgaatagaaagttcaaaagaacagcatttgtttgaaacagaaatcttttagaACATTataaaatgcctttactgtcacttttgattgatAAAATGCATCCTCGATTAATAAAAGCATGAATTTCTTTGtgtaaaacattttgtttaaaaaaaaaaacattaggcagcacaacggtttttaacactgataatcagAAAAGTAtcacatgatatttcagaaatcattctaatatgctgatttgctcaagaaacGTGTGTCTGattattaacaatgttgaaaacaatttttttttgtgtgaaaaccgtgatgcattttatttttcaggattcataggtgaatagaaagttcaaaagaagagcatttttttgaaacagaaatcttttagaACATTataaaatgcctttactgtctCTTTTGATTGATATAATGCATCCTCGATTAATAAAAGCATGAATTTCTTTGTGTAATCTTGTGATAATCAGAAAAGTAtcacatgatatttcagaaatcattctaatatgctgatttgctcaagaaacGTGTGTCTGattattaacaatgttgaaaacagttttttttttgtgaaaaccgtgatgcattttatttttcaggattcataggtgaatagaaagttcaaaagaacagcatttgtttgaaacagaaatcttttagaACATTataaaatgcctttactgtcacttttgattgatAAAATGCATCCTCGATTAATAAAAGCATGAATTTCTTTGttgaaaacattttgtttaaaaaaaaaaaaacattaggcagCACAACGGTTTTTAACACTCACAATCAGAAAAGTAtcacatgatatttcagaaatcattctaatatgctgatttgctcaagaaacatgtgtctgattattaacaatgttgaaaacatttgtgctgcacaatatttttgtgaaaaccgtgatgcgttttatttttcaggattcatagatgaatagaaagttcaaaagaacagcatttgtttgaaacagaaatcttttagaACATTataaaatgcctttactgtcacttttgattgatATAATGCATCCTCGATTAATAAAAGCATGAATTTCTTTGtgtaaaacattttgtttaaaaaaaaaaacattaggcagcacaacggtttttaacactgataatcagAAAAGTAtcacatgatatttcagaaatcattctaatatgctgatttgctcaagaaacatgtgtctgattattaacaatgttgaaaacagttgtgctgcacaatatttttgtgaaaactgtgatgcattttatttttcagaattcataggtgaatagaaagttcaaaagaacagcatttgtttgaaacagaaatcttttagaACATTataaaatgcctttactgtcacttttgattgatAAAATGCATCCTCGATTAATAAAAGCATGAATTTCTTTGtgtaaaacattttgtttaaaaaaaaaaacattaggcagcacaacggtttttaacactgataatcagAAAAGTAtcacatgatatttcagaaatcattctaatatgctgatttgccgctcAAGAAACAATTATTTCAGCACTGGTTTGTTTCTGCAGGTGTCGATGTTGCGTGACAAGCTGGTGGTGTTCGAGGCCGAGGTTCTGGGTCTCAAGCGGGCTCTGAGCGAGCTGAGCTGCAGGAACGATCACACCGTGTGTCTGAGCGGCATCAGCGGCAGCAGCAGCCTACCGTGGGCCGGTCTGCACTCGCCCCGGACGCCCGAACCCCTGAGCGCCCTCACGCCGCTCAGCGCCACCGTGGACAGCTTCCTCAGCCTGCAGAGCGACGAGGCCAAAGCGCAGCGGCAGGAGGCCGGAGAGCTGCGGCGGCAGCTGGAGCGACTGCAGGGCGAGCTGCACCTGGAGCGGCAGCAGAGAGAACGGCAGGCGCTCACCTTCGCTCAGGAGCGCCACACCTGGCAGGACGAGAAAGAGCGTGTGCTGAAATACCAGGCGCAGCTGCAGCTCAGCTACGTGGAGACGCTGCAGAGGAACCAGGCGCTGGAGGAGCGGGTCGGCCAGCTGGGAGCCAAACGGGTCACGACGCCCGGATCGCCGCCGCCCATCAGCCTCTCCATCCCCGTCCCTGTGACAGTCACTCTGTCCCCCCCGGACGATCCCAAACCGCCCGGCCTGCATCAGCTGGCGCCTCCGTGGCCGGGACCTTCTCGCTTAGAGCGGATCGAGTCCACGGAGATTTAGACGTGAGACAATCGACAGGAGACTGTTCTGATGAAGAGGCAAATGCACCGAAGAGGGCTGAGCCTGCGACACTGCAACAGATGAAAGAAAATGCAGTTAGGAATCAAAAGCGGTGCACATTTCTGCCGCTTTTAAACCTTCCTTGGTCTGTGTTGGCCGTATGGTgatggtcaaaagtttggaatcgtTTTATTATGctgtaaaaatctgaaatatttttagaatttaaaaaaaaatgtcttctacgtgaatctatgttaaaatgtaatttatttttgtgatcaaaccttaattttcagcatcattactgcagtcttcagtgtcacgtgatgcttcagaaatcattcatatatgctgatttgctcctcaaaaaacattactaattatcattgttaaaaacagttacattttattttttacgatttacagatgaatagaaagttcaaaatgacagcgtttatttgaaatagaaatcttttgtaacattgcaaatgtctttactgacacttttgatcagttGAATGTCCTTTGTGGTTTTTACACAAATatgaactgtttttaacattgataataataagaaatgtttcttgagcagcaaatcagcatattagaaggatttttgaagcatcatgtgacactgaagactgcagtaatgatgctgaaaatacagctttgatcacagaaataaattacattacattttaacagatattcacatatagaacagatattttaaattataataattcacaatttttaatttatgtttttaaaagaagtctcttcagctcaccaaggctgcatttctttgatcaaaaatacaatcttttcaaaaaagattaaatatttttagaattttaaataGACATGttctatgcatttatttttttaaatgtaatttattttttgtgatcaaagctgaattttcagcatcattactacagtcttcagtcacatgatgcttcagaaatcattctaatatactgatttgctgctcaacaaacattcaCAGATTAACAGAAAgttcaaaggaacagcatttaagtgacacagaaatattttgtaacattataaatgtctttactgtcactttggaCCAATTTAATGcgcccttgctaaataaaaatgttaatttatttattttttacaaaggcAACACATATTTCTATTGCATTATTTTCACAGAATTCTGAAGGAAACAGATGCATAAAATAAATTTGtagtgtttttgtcatttgtattaggTTATTTTGGTCTATCATTTTTTATTagcttttggaaaaaaaaattgtaattttagttaTATTATATTGTCTGTTTTTACTGGTACTTTTAAGTCagttaggctgcatttatttaataaaaacagtaaatacagtagaaattctgaaatattattacaatttaacataactttatttgatctaaatatattttattcatcaaggatgcattaaattgctcaaaagtgcaTTTATAATgtaagaaaagatttctattttaattaaatgctgttcttttgaacattctattcatctgtgaaccATGAAAAATCAATTGTAAGACAGTTCCCACAAAAATATTGGCCAGCACAACCATTtagaaatttatttttaattttgaataattacaatttttttcttaagcagcaaatcagcatattagaatgatttctgaaggatcatgtgacattgaaaaatcagctttgatcacagaaataaattacatttgaacagatattgaCATAGAAAACAAGCTACtgtaaattctaataatatttcacattttactgtatttttgatcaaataaatgcatcctagatgagcaaaagagacttgttttaaaacatttgaatTATTCCTTACTTCTGACCGGCGGAGTGAATCAAAGAGGGGTGTGTTTTGTATCTGAAGGGATCTGGTGTTGGTTCAGTGATGTTTTAATGTTTCAGGGATGGTCTGCAGTGACTAAATGTGAACACCAGGGGTCATTAGACGACAAACAGAGGGCTCCTATCTGCAGGTACAATTACTT
Above is a genomic segment from Garra rufa chromosome 15, GarRuf1.0, whole genome shotgun sequence containing:
- the LOC141286729 gene encoding leucine zipper putative tumor suppressor 3-like; its protein translation is MGSVGSGVAGEQEFAMKSVGTRTTLPRGPPLSRRGPSDRSCSAERLHAPPSTSEGSSDERGGSSTTTDRGQINIAASRPINGAGPEGNPAGRRDAHRTLDACGNVVGHGAEKNHDGAVKGRDGNNSKRDSRTPPKILTVSGKLEQNNSALVRPSAFKPVVPKSFHSMQNLVGQSGSGGRSAGSGGGSDAPQSLCEQDSPDRDPSGGNDGQGGMSDSGRNSLTSLPTYAGPGMGYGPAQALGPLSASTSHINRLSSTAAPMDKADKPNYQNGLSVSDSGQSSSGKSCLSYQRLCHHLTDTSTTVQPSPSTDDIIQDLEDRLWEKEQEVIHMRRNLDQSEAAIAQVFEEKQRVWEREMEELRQNYAGRLQQVTHRAQRTQQALQAHIARLQQDKGRLQEEISTLLAQREELERKCLDYRKEQADILPRLEETKWELCQKAGEISLLKQQLRESQNEVTQRAGEMVALRGQLKELNAQLKEREETIIGLKDSYTNKSRELERCEGELKRTLTEVSMLRDKLVVFEAEVLGLKRALSELSCRNDHTVCLSGISGSSSLPWAGLHSPRTPEPLSALTPLSATVDSFLSLQSDEAKAQRQEAGELRRQLERLQGELHLERQQRERQALTFAQERHTWQDEKERVLKYQAQLQLSYVETLQRNQALEERVGQLGAKRVTTPGSPPPISLSIPVPVTVTLSPPDDPKPPGLHQLAPPWPGPSRLERIESTEI